A part of Antechinus flavipes isolate AdamAnt ecotype Samford, QLD, Australia chromosome 6, AdamAnt_v2, whole genome shotgun sequence genomic DNA contains:
- the LRP2BP gene encoding LRP2-binding protein isoform X6: MYYDGLGTKANPEKGVEYMKKILESPCPKTRHLKYAAAYNLGRAYHEGQGVPHNDEEAERLWLFAADNGNPKASIKAQSILGLYYSTKEPQELEKAFFWHSEACGNGNLESQGALGLMYFYGQGVHQDIDAALQCLRQAADRGNVYAQGNLVEYYYKMKFFTKCVAFSKRISEYDVCHDVPTIAQMTDCLPEYITKGIAKASFYYARCLQLGLGITKDEAEARKYYAKACHLCPALADELYSLVICQKI; the protein is encoded by the exons gaaaaaggagtggaatatatgaagaaaattcttGAATCTCCTTGTCCCAAAACAAGACATTTAAAATATGCAGCTGCATACAACTTGGGAAGAGCTTATCATGAAGGACAAGGTGTTCCACATaatgatgaggaagctgaaag acTATGGCTTTTTGCTGCAGATAATGGAAATCCAAAAGCTAGCATCAAAGCTCAGAGTATCTTGGGTTTGTACTATTCTACAAAAGAGCCTCAGGAATTGGAAAAG GCATTTTTCTGGCATTCAGAAGCTTGTGGCAATGGAAACTTGGAGTCCCAGGGTGCACTTGGTCTTATGTACTTTTATGGACAAGGTGTTCATCAAGATATTGATGCTGCTCTTCAGTGCTTGCGGCAAGCAGCTGACCGTGGAAATGTCTATGCTCAAGGCAATCTTGTCGAATATtactataaaatgaagttttttaCAAAATGTGTTGCAttttcaaagag GATTTCTGAATATGATGTCTGCCATGATGTTCCCACAATAGCCCAAATGACTGACTGTCTTCCTGAATACATAACCAAAGGCATAGCAAAGGCTTCCTTCTATTATGCAAGGTGTCTTCAGCTTGGCTTGGGTATCACAAAGGATGAAGCAGAAGCCAGAAAGTATTATGCCAAG gcatGTCATCTGTGTCCTGCACTAGCTGATGAACTTTACTCTTTGGTTATTTGTCAAAAAATTTAA